DNA from Amycolatopsis sp. DSM 110486:
CCAAGGCCGCCGGGCTCATGCAGTGCGGCCTCGGGCTGGGCTTCTTCATCGCGTCGGCCTGCTGGCTCTTCATCTCGCCGCTGGGCGCGGACTCGTGGCGCTACATGTTCCTCATCGGGGTGCTGCCGGCCGTGTTCGCGCTGTGGCTGCGCAAGTCCGTGCCGGAGTCCGAGAACTGGAAGAGCGCGCACAAGCGGCGCAAGGAGCTCAAGGAACGCAAGGGCCAGCAGCTCACCGAACACGAGCAGTCGTTCACGCGGCTCACGTTGCGCCAGATCATGATCGACCCCAAGCTGCGCAAGCTGACCATCCTCGGGTCGCTCATGTCACTGGTCACCACGCTCGGCTGGTGGGGCATCTCCACGTGGGTGCCCGCGTACGTCGCTTCAGTCGCGGCCCACAACGGAGCCTCAGGGCAGTCGTGGGCCAGTGCGGCCGGGATGATCTACAACGCGGGCGCCATCGCCGGGTACATTTCGTTCGGCTTCATCGCCGACCGCTTCGGCCGAAAACCCGCGGTACTGCTGTTCTTCGGTGCGTCACTGGTCCTAACCCCCGTGCTGTTCCTGTGGACGCACAGCCTCGGCCTGATCGTGGTCGTGCTCGTGATCAACGGCTTCTTCACCCTCGGCCAGTACACCTGGATGCCGGTGTGGCTGCCGGAGTTCTACCCGACGCACCTGCGCGCGACCGGCGCCGCGTTCGTCTTCAACGCCGCGCGCTTCATCGCCTTCCTCGGCCCGCTCACCGCGGGCGCGATCATCTCCCAGCTCGGCGGCTACGGCGTCGCCGCCACCGTCGTGGGGCTCATCTACATCCTCGGCCTCGTCGTCGCCCCGTTCTGCCCCGAAACCCGCGGCCAGCAGCTTCCCGACTGATCGCCTGACCCCTCCCCCGTGAAAGGCCCCCGAATGTCGACCGTTCGCATCAACGCGCCGACCGGCGGTGGCACCGGCATACGCCCGGCCACCGCACGCATCCTGATCTTCGCCTTCCTGGGCACCCTGTTCGACGGCGCGGAGCTGAACCTCGTCGGCTATCCGCTCGCGTACCTGTCGGAAAGCCTGCACGTGAGCACCATCCAGATCGTGCAGGTGGCGACGCTGCAGGGCTTCGCCTCGATCGCCGGCGGCATCCTCGTCGGCTGGCTCGGCGACCTCTACGGCCGCCGCTGGACCTACACCGGTTCGGTCGTCGTGTTCGGCATCGCCGCGCTGCTCGGCGGGCTCGCGCCCAACTACGCGCTGTTCCTGCTCACGCGGCTGCTCGCCGGCGTCGGCATGGGTGGGCTCTTCGGCCTGTCGTACTCGATGTTCACCGAGGCGTGGAAGACGAGCAGGCGCGGCCTGATGGGCGGCTCGATCCAGTCGATGTACATCGTCGGGCAGATCGTGACCGAAGGCGTCATCTACTTCTGCATCGTCCAGTTCGGCACCGCGTCGGGCTGGCGCGCGGGCTACATCATCATCGGTGCCGTGACGCTGCTGATCGGTGTGCTGTCGGCGATCATGCTGCCGGAGTCGGAGCAGTGGCGGACCTACCAGCGGGAGCTGCGCGAGGGCCGCGTGCCCGAGGACAAGCGGCGCACCAAGGTGCCGATCTTGGACCTGTTCCGCAACGGCTACGCCGGCGGCACCATCCTGTTCATGGGCATCGCGACGGCGCTGTTCCTCACCACGAACTCGATGATCTCGTACCTGTCGACGTTCCTGATCAAGGTGGAGAAGGTGCCGCTCGGCACGGCCAGCCTGATCGTGCTGCTCAACCTCATCGTCACGGCGGTCACCTATCCGATGGCCGGCGCGCTGTCCGACAAGATCAAGCGCAAGTGGGCCATGTCCGTCGCCGGCGCGTTCGGCGTCATCGGCTTCGCCTGGTTCCTCATCCTCGTGGTGGGCCACAACGCGAAGATCGGGGCGAACTTCTGGGGCGCGCCGACGTTCTGGGCGCTGATGTTGTGCGCCGCGGGTGCCAGCGGCTTCGGCGTGCTCGGCGTGTGGATGGCCGAGTTCTTCCCCACGCGCGTGCGCTCCACCGGCTCGAACCTCAGCTACTACGCCGGCCGCGGACTGGGCGCGGGGCTGTTCCCGCTCATCGCGCTGTCGATCGCCGGCACGGTGCCGCTCGCGCTGGCGTTCGGCATCGTCGGCCCGGTCGCGGCGGCGGCGCTCGCTCTGGCCGCGCCCGACTCGACAGGGCGGCGGATCGAAGCCGTCGAGTAGGTCTTCAGCTGTGGTGCCTTGCCCGGTCCGTCGTCACTCGGCGGACCGGGCAAAACGCTGCCCTGCAAGGGATGGACGCTAGACCGGCTTGGTCGCGACCAGCTTGGCCACGGAGAACACACCGGCGGCCCGGGCCGCGTCGAGCGCGATCTTCGAGTCGTGGAAGAGATCGTTGCGGTCACCTTCGTAGGTGAGCCACTTGTCCCGCTCCTCCTCGGGCGTCGAGCCCCAGCACGGGCCGGACGGGAAGAGGTCGACCGCTTCGCGCACGTCGAACCCGGCGGAGACCAGCATGTCCCGGTACTGCTCGACGGTGGCGTGGTACGGGATGCAGAACCCGCGGTTGACCTCGGCCATGACCGCGTCGATCTGCTCGGGGCTGCGGTGTTCGCCCCACGGGCGCTGGATCCAGTCCACGGCGGCCAGGGTGCCGCCCGGGCGCAGCACCCGGAACGCGGCGTTGAAGAACGCCTGTTTGTCCGGAAGGTGGACCACCGACTCCTGGTAGGTGATGGCCGCGAACGCGGCGTCCGGCCACGCCCCGAGAGTCTGGTACTCGGTGTCGCCGACCGAGTGGAAGAAAGCCTTGTCCGCCAAGCCACGCGCCGCGGCCAGCCGCTGGGCTTTCGCCGTCAGCGCGTCGTTGTTCGAGATGCCGACGAACCGCGCGCCCGACATCTCCGCCATGTTGACCACCGCGCCGCCGACCCCGGAGCCGAAGTCGAGCACGAGATCGCCGGCGGTGATCCCGGCCGCGGCGACAAGCTGGCGCTGCATGTCCAGCGCGGCTTCCTCCGAGGACAGTCCCGCGTTGTGAGCGCGCTCGTCTCCGTGATGCCAGGCGTCCTGGGGCATCATCACGGCGTAGGCGTCGATGGCTGCGTTGTAATAGCCCCGCACGGTTTCTTCGACTCCGCCAGTGTTTGTCACTGAAGTCACTTCTGCACCCCTTCGGACCCGCCTGATGGCGCGGATGATGATGGCATCGGCCCCGGAACGCGTCCAGCCGCCAACCGGGCTGCGCGCCGGGCGCCGACTCGCGTGTGCGCGCCCGCGTACCCGCAGTACGTCGCCGTGTCGATGCGGTGTTCAGGTGAACCCGTTGATCCCGCAAGCACACTCAGACACAGCTTTTCGAGTCCGGATCGCCCCGTCAGCCGTAGCGGCGCGGTATTCATCCGTCTAATCTATCGACGGTTCTCTTGTCTGTCCGCCAACTGGAGGCGGCGGCATTGGGCCGAACGCGCGAAGCACGAATGAATGGTGAATACTGCGTCATGGTCGGAGCGAGTGTGTCGATGGCTGATTTGTCGATGTACACCCACCTCAGCGGACAACTCGAGCGGCTTTGCGAAGTAGTCGGTTTCGACGGCGCGGACGGCCGTCACCTGGGCTTATTGCGTGGCCTGCTGGGCCCGCAGGGAGAAAAAAGCCTGGCGACCCCGCCTGAATTCCCCTCGAATGTGGCGGATGACACAACTCCCATCGAATTCTCGCTCGCCTTCGACACCACGGGTGAATGCGTGGTGCGGGTCCTCGGCGAGACGGTCGGGTCGAGGAGCCCCCGCGAGTTCCTCGACGAAGTGGCCGGCGAATACGGCCTGGTCACCGACCGGCTCGACGCCGTGGCCGACCTGTTCCTGCCGCACGAGGAGCGGCAGGGGCCGTTCACGCTGTGGTACTCGCTGATCTTCCGGCCGGGCCGCGCGCCGAAGATCAAGGTCTACCTGAACCCGCAGATCAGCGGCCCGTCGATGGCCGATTCACTGGTCAGTGAAGGGCTGCGCCGGCTGAACATCGACGAGGCGTTCGATCCCATGATCGCGCACGCGCTGCGCCGCGGCGAGCGGGACAACTTCTCCTTCTTCGCGCTCGACCTCGACGACGATCCTCTCGCGCGGGTGAAGGTGTACGTGTCGCACGCGGCCGCGGATTCGGCCGACGCCGAGTTCGCGGCGGAGCTGGTGGCCGGTACCGACCCGCTGCTGATCCGCGAGTTCCTCGCCGTGCTGGGCGGCGGGAAAGGTCCGTTCGAAGACCGACCGTTGGTCTCCAGCTATTCCTTCGTGGAGGGATCGGGAGCCCGGCCGGCCAACTACAGCGTCTATCTTCCCATTCGCAGTTATGTGCCCGACGATGAAGTGGCCCGCGCCCGCGCGCACGCCGTTCTCGCGCAGTACGGCTTCGACGGGACAAAACTGGACAAAGCCCTGGCAGCGGTTTCGCAGCGCCCACTGCGGGACGGGGTCGGGCTGATCGCACACGTCTCTCTGAGAATGGGGGAATTCGGCTCGGGAATCACCGTATACCTGTCGTCTGAGGCTTATCAGGTTCTGCCGGCGCGAAAGAGACCGGTCCTCGGACCGGTCTCGTGACTGCGGTAGTTTTTCACCGACACCAGACAGTGGAGGAAATACCTGATGCGGACCTTCCCGCCCTACCGTGCCCAGGTTGTCTCGGAAATCCCGGTGACCACCCGTGCCGAGCGTGAGCGCGCGCTCGCCGCGGCCGGCTACAACGCGTTCAACCTGCCGGCCAACATGGTCTCGATCGACCTGCTCACGGACTCGGGAACCGGCGCGGTCTCCGCGAGACAGGAGGCGGCGGCAGCGGCGGCGGATCGCTCCTACGCGGGCTCCGAGTCGTTCTTCCGCTTCCGTGAGGCGCTGAGCGAGCTCACGCACTACCCCCACCTCCTGCCGGTGCACCAGGGCCGTGCGGCCGAGCGCGTGCTGTTCACGAACGTGCTGGGGCCGGGCAAGATCTCGGTGAGCAACACCCACTTCGACACCACGCGCGCCAACGTCGAGCTGCTCGGCGCCGAGGCCCGCGACCTGCCGTGCGCGGAGTTCGGCGACCTCGACAGCCTGGAACCGTTCAAGGGCAACATCAACCTCGACGTCCTGGAACAGCTGCTGACCGGCCCCGACGCCGGGCGCGTCGGCCAGGTGCTCGTCACGATCACCAACAACGGTGGCGGCGGCCAGCCCGTGTCGATGGCGAACCTGACCGCCGCGAGCCGCCTGGCCCGCGCGCACGGCGTGCCGATCTTCCTCGACGCCGCGCGGTTCGCGGAGAACGCCTGGCTCGTGGTGCAGCGTGAGGAGGGCTACGCGGGCAAGACGCCGCGCGAGGTGGCCGAGGAGGCGTTCGCCCTCGTCGACGGCTGTGTGGCCAGCCTCAAGAAGGACGGCATCTCGCCGATGGGCGCGTTCATCGGTCTGCGCGATCCCGAGCTCGCGCAGCGCTGCGAGGCGCTCCTCATCGCCACCGAAGGGTTCCGCACGTACGGCGGCCTCGGCGCCCACGATCTCGACCGCCTCGCCCAGGGCCTGCGGGAGGTGCTCGACCCGAATTACCTGGAGGCCCGGGCGGCCGAGGCCGCGCGGCTGGCGCAGCTCGCGAACGAGTCGGGCGTGGACATCGTGCAGCCGCCGGGCATCCACGCGCTGTACCTCAACGCCGGCCGCCTGCTGTCGCACCTGCCGGCGAGCCGGTTCCCGGGCCACTCGCTGGCGTGCGAGCTCTACCTCGCGGGCGGGATCCGTTGTGCGGAACTGGGTTCGCTCTACATCGGCGAGCTTGACGAGAACAACGAGCTGGTGACGCCGGCGCCGTTCGAGCTCGTCCGCTTGGCGCTGCCGCGCCGGACCTACTCCCGGGGTCACTACGACTACGTCGCCGAGATCCTGGGCGACATCGCGAAGAACCCGGAAAGCGTGCCGGGCTACCGGATCGTCGAGGCGCCGAAGATCCTGCGGCACTTCAACCTGACGATGGCACCGGTCGTCTGATCTGTCCACAATGGAGGGTCGCTTCCCCTGGGGAGTGACCCTCCATTGTGTTGGCTTCACGCGGGCTGCGGAACCACCGTCATCGCGTGCTTCACGAGGCGGATCAACGCGATCTTGCTCGAGTCCCGCTGCCGTGCGTCGCACATGACGATCGGCACGCGATCGGGCACGACCAGCGCTTCGCGGATCTCGTCCGCGGTGTAGCGCGGCGCGTTGTCGAAGCAGTTCACCGCCACGATGAACGGGATCCGCCGGCGCTCGAAGAAGTCGACGGCCGCGAAGCTCGTCTCCAGGCGGCGCGTGTCCGCGAGCACGATGGTCCCGATCGCGCCGCGCGCGAGGTCGTCCCACATGAACCAGAAGCGTTCCTGGCCGGGCGTGCCGAACAGGTACAGCACGTGGCGCGGTGAGATCGTGATCCGGCCGAAGTCGAGTGCGACCGTGGTGGTCTTCTTGCGCTCCACGCCGGACAGGTCGTCGATGCCGTGGCTCGCCTCGGTCAGCACCTCCTCGGTGGACAGCGGCGGGATTTCGCTGACCGAGCCGACCATGGTGGTCTTCCCGGCGCCGAACCCGCCGGCGATGATGATCTTGACCGGCGTCGGGACAGAGTCGACGCCCTTGCCGTCAGAGCTTGATGAGGCCATCGAGAACCGCCTGGAGAGTTTCGTGGTCCGGCGCCTGGGCCGGCTGGTGGGACGGGGACCTCGTGATGACGAGGCCGCGTTCGATCAGGTCGCCGCACAGCACCCGGACGACACCGAGGGGCAGCTTCACGTACACGGCGATCTCCGCGACCGACAGCGGCCGCCGGCACAGCCGGATGATCGCCAGGTGCTCCGGGCCGAGACCGGCCGGCTCCTGTTCCGATTGCAGGGTCATCACCTGCGTGGACACGTCGAGCTGCGCGCCTTCGGACGGCGTGCGGCCACTGGTGATCGTGTAGGGCCGGACCAGCGGCCCGGCGGCCTCGTCGTACCAGTTGTCGTCGGTCATTCCGCCTCCGCGGGAAGAAGTACGTCGGCGGCGGTCACGTGGCCTCCCTGAGCATGGTCGCGGCTTCCCGCGGCGCCGAGGCGAGGTAGTCGCCGACGCGCTTGACCAGCCGGTTCATCTCGTAGGCGATCATCTCCACGTCCACATCGGCGCCGGCCAGCACCGCGAGGCACGCGCCCTGGCCGGCCGCCGACACGA
Protein-coding regions in this window:
- a CDS encoding tryptophan dimethylallyltransferase family protein; the encoded protein is MYTHLSGQLERLCEVVGFDGADGRHLGLLRGLLGPQGEKSLATPPEFPSNVADDTTPIEFSLAFDTTGECVVRVLGETVGSRSPREFLDEVAGEYGLVTDRLDAVADLFLPHEERQGPFTLWYSLIFRPGRAPKIKVYLNPQISGPSMADSLVSEGLRRLNIDEAFDPMIAHALRRGERDNFSFFALDLDDDPLARVKVYVSHAAADSADAEFAAELVAGTDPLLIREFLAVLGGGKGPFEDRPLVSSYSFVEGSGARPANYSVYLPIRSYVPDDEVARARAHAVLAQYGFDGTKLDKALAAVSQRPLRDGVGLIAHVSLRMGEFGSGITVYLSSEAYQVLPARKRPVLGPVS
- a CDS encoding MFS transporter encodes the protein MSDVAVKSTSWTKTLTRTQWRSLIAANLGWLFDGFETYALILTAAVVLKRLDPGAPASQVAFLTGATIAVTLLGWGFGGILGGIFADYFGRRRALLTSMVLYAAFTGLTAASWSWTSFLVLRFITGFALGSEWGTGTSLVAETWPAHARAKAAGLMQCGLGLGFFIASACWLFISPLGADSWRYMFLIGVLPAVFALWLRKSVPESENWKSAHKRRKELKERKGQQLTEHEQSFTRLTLRQIMIDPKLRKLTILGSLMSLVTTLGWWGISTWVPAYVASVAAHNGASGQSWASAAGMIYNAGAIAGYISFGFIADRFGRKPAVLLFFGASLVLTPVLFLWTHSLGLIVVVLVINGFFTLGQYTWMPVWLPEFYPTHLRATGAAFVFNAARFIAFLGPLTAGAIISQLGGYGVAATVVGLIYILGLVVAPFCPETRGQQLPD
- a CDS encoding DUF742 domain-containing protein, producing MTDDNWYDEAAGPLVRPYTITSGRTPSEGAQLDVSTQVMTLQSEQEPAGLGPEHLAIIRLCRRPLSVAEIAVYVKLPLGVVRVLCGDLIERGLVITRSPSHQPAQAPDHETLQAVLDGLIKL
- a CDS encoding ATP/GTP-binding protein, whose product is MASSSSDGKGVDSVPTPVKIIIAGGFGAGKTTMVGSVSEIPPLSTEEVLTEASHGIDDLSGVERKKTTTVALDFGRITISPRHVLYLFGTPGQERFWFMWDDLARGAIGTIVLADTRRLETSFAAVDFFERRRIPFIVAVNCFDNAPRYTADEIREALVVPDRVPIVMCDARQRDSSKIALIRLVKHAMTVVPQPA
- a CDS encoding MFS transporter produces the protein MSTVRINAPTGGGTGIRPATARILIFAFLGTLFDGAELNLVGYPLAYLSESLHVSTIQIVQVATLQGFASIAGGILVGWLGDLYGRRWTYTGSVVVFGIAALLGGLAPNYALFLLTRLLAGVGMGGLFGLSYSMFTEAWKTSRRGLMGGSIQSMYIVGQIVTEGVIYFCIVQFGTASGWRAGYIIIGAVTLLIGVLSAIMLPESEQWRTYQRELREGRVPEDKRRTKVPILDLFRNGYAGGTILFMGIATALFLTTNSMISYLSTFLIKVEKVPLGTASLIVLLNLIVTAVTYPMAGALSDKIKRKWAMSVAGAFGVIGFAWFLILVVGHNAKIGANFWGAPTFWALMLCAAGASGFGVLGVWMAEFFPTRVRSTGSNLSYYAGRGLGAGLFPLIALSIAGTVPLALAFGIVGPVAAAALALAAPDSTGRRIEAVE
- a CDS encoding tryptophanase, whose product is MRTFPPYRAQVVSEIPVTTRAERERALAAAGYNAFNLPANMVSIDLLTDSGTGAVSARQEAAAAAADRSYAGSESFFRFREALSELTHYPHLLPVHQGRAAERVLFTNVLGPGKISVSNTHFDTTRANVELLGAEARDLPCAEFGDLDSLEPFKGNINLDVLEQLLTGPDAGRVGQVLVTITNNGGGGQPVSMANLTAASRLARAHGVPIFLDAARFAENAWLVVQREEGYAGKTPREVAEEAFALVDGCVASLKKDGISPMGAFIGLRDPELAQRCEALLIATEGFRTYGGLGAHDLDRLAQGLREVLDPNYLEARAAEAARLAQLANESGVDIVQPPGIHALYLNAGRLLSHLPASRFPGHSLACELYLAGGIRCAELGSLYIGELDENNELVTPAPFELVRLALPRRTYSRGHYDYVAEILGDIAKNPESVPGYRIVEAPKILRHFNLTMAPVV
- a CDS encoding cyclopropane-fatty-acyl-phospholipid synthase family protein, whose protein sequence is MTSVTNTGGVEETVRGYYNAAIDAYAVMMPQDAWHHGDERAHNAGLSSEEAALDMQRQLVAAAGITAGDLVLDFGSGVGGAVVNMAEMSGARFVGISNNDALTAKAQRLAAARGLADKAFFHSVGDTEYQTLGAWPDAAFAAITYQESVVHLPDKQAFFNAAFRVLRPGGTLAAVDWIQRPWGEHRSPEQIDAVMAEVNRGFCIPYHATVEQYRDMLVSAGFDVREAVDLFPSGPCWGSTPEEERDKWLTYEGDRNDLFHDSKIALDAARAAGVFSVAKLVATKPV